The DNA region AGCCTATCTTGAATATGTCAGTCAGGGGATAGGCCAGGGGCGGAAGCCGGACCTGGTGGGGGGCGGTTTGATCCGCAGCCTGGGCGGTTGGTCGGCTGTAAAGTCATTACGGAAATCCGGGTTGGTCCAAAAGGGGGACGAACGGATTCTCGGTTCCGGCGACTTTGTAGAAAGTGTATATAGTCAGGCTGAAGAAAAGATCAAATATCAGCTGCCTGCCAAAGAGCTGGAAAAGGAGGCGGCAGCATTAATCGGCCAAAAGTGCAAAGAGTGGAAAATAGAAATAAAATTGATACGATCCGGAAGCCGTTTTGGGGAGCTGTCCAGGCTGCGAGCGTCTCTTGCGATTCAACTGGTAAATGAATTGGGTTTATCATTAGCTGAAAGCGCCCGGCAATTAGGTGTTACCACTTCGGCCGTTGCCAAGATTCTGCGACGTCAAAAGTAGAGTTTGTCCGGCTTGTCAACAACGTTAGAGAAAGAACCGGAAGGGAGCTTACTGGGAGGACCGTTATCATGCGACCGCGGTCGAGTCCGGTGAGCATTTGGTTCAATGCCTCGTTTACATGGATCTTAATATGGCTCGTGCCGCGGTTGTAAAGCACCCTGCCGAAAGGCCGTTCTGTGGATATAATGAAATCCAAGCACCGAAGGAAAGATATGCGCTGATTGATTACAATGGGTTGAAGGGTCTCCTCAATTTCAAGTCGATGGATGAGTTTGGCGTTATAAGGAGGGAAAAATTTTTTAGGTTAGATTTCTGTATATCTCTTTGCGGTGACCAATTTTGACAATCAAAATCAAAAGGATGTCATCTTGAATCTCATACACGATCCGATAATTACCGATACGAACCTTATGAAAAGGATTGCTCCCCTTGAGTTTGGTTGTATTCGGGTTTGGAAGGTTTTCAGCCATGCTATCGATTTTTGCAGCAATGCGCTTCTGGTCGGATTTCGGTATCGATTTAAGCGCTTTTGCGGCAGATCTTTTAAACTCAACCTTATATTTCAAAGTTCGAGTTCCTCTTTCAGCTCTTTCCAGGGAATCGGATCACCTGGCTCTTTTTTTGCCTTCCAGGCATCATCGATATCTATCTGGTCTTCAAATTCCTGTAGCAGTTTTAGTTCCTTAACTGAGACCAAGGCGGCAACAG from Desulfobacterales bacterium includes:
- a CDS encoding type II toxin-antitoxin system Phd/YefM family antitoxin — its product is MINKITTVDARKKFANIINRVAFGNESFVLTRRGEAVAALVSVKELKLLQEFEDQIDIDDAWKAKKEPGDPIPWKELKEELEL
- a CDS encoding type II toxin-antitoxin system RelE/ParE family toxin, producing MKYKVEFKRSAAKALKSIPKSDQKRIAAKIDSMAENLPNPNTTKLKGSNPFHKVRIGNYRIVYEIQDDILLILIVKIGHRKEIYRNLT